A DNA window from Ranitomeya imitator isolate aRanImi1 chromosome 2, aRanImi1.pri, whole genome shotgun sequence contains the following coding sequences:
- the LOC138666695 gene encoding uncharacterized protein: MASGSDSGTPPLRSPVSQRALDEPLNIDLMVASIEARGPLWDSRNPQHADQGILRRLWLEVAQTLWDGFDSANAKAKASFLKQLRTRWRSMKDRFKRGLKKEGQARSGAGASRTSVYKHNRILQFLRPVLESRETHSSTRETVRSSRRPSRAVLCEAPSELSQPSHSESRSATTQSGEPAAGPSDVPLAEASVAPSFGSSRQRQRASDRAPMSEFLHLSTVFQNGFKALCDKMCNIERRLENIETDLSRPAKHFFSAIHNGMVEHLTPEL, translated from the exons atggccagcggcagtgattccggcaccccaccgctgaggagtccg gtttcacaacgggccctggatgagccaCTTAACATTGACCTAATGGTGGCAtcaatagaagcacggggcccgttgtgggacagccgtaacccccagcacgcggaccagggcatattgcggcgtctgtggttggaggtggcacaaacgctgtgggatggcttcgacagcgctaacGCCAAGGCCAAAgccagtttcc ttaaacaattgaggaccagatggcgctccatgaaggaccgtttcaagaggggcctgaaaaaggagggacaggctCGTAGTGGTGCtggcgcttcaaggacctcggtgtacaagcataaccgtatactgcagttcttgcgaccggtccttgaaagcagaga aacacacagcagcacccgcgagactgtccgatccTCAAGACGACCCTcaagagcggtcctttgtgaagcgccatctgaactgtcgcagccatcccacagcgagagcaggtctgcaacaacacaatctggcgaaccggcagccggtccatcagatgttcctctggccgaggcctctgttgctccgtcctttgggtcttcccgacagcgtcagcgggcctcggacagggcgcccatgtccgaatttttacatctgagtaccgtatttcagaatggtttcaaggcgctgtgcgataaaatgtgcaatatcgaacggcgtcttgaaaacatcgaaacggatctctcgaggccggcaaaacatttctttagtgccattcacaacggcatggtggaacatcttacgccggaactctag